One window from the genome of Nitrosospira multiformis encodes:
- a CDS encoding efflux transporter outer membrane subunit, with the protein MMQHHNKVSILLISSLLLASCAMGPDYFRPPIDTAEKFRMSETEGQSIANLPWWELLKDEELQRLINQALLENRNLKQAVASVEELQARLRIARMDFLPKMDISANAPAMGTLGGFLIPGFPTPFNYFGQTTLNWELDIWGRLRRANEAARADLMAREENRRAIVLTLVSSVAQSYFDLLQFDMQMSIARRALSSWEESVAISQAQLQGGLISRIDLDQFEAERANAMARVAELERQMVQKENELSVLLGKNPVPITRGYSLTAQLMPPEVPAGLPSELLQRRPDILQAEQTLAAATARIGMAKAARFPKLTITGFLGVASPALSNLLLSGSEFGAGGLGLAGPLLNAQSLGFDQRAVEAQARQVLAQYEQTILVAFKEVEDALVAIRTANDQRKAQQEQVDALRSALRVADARYKGGITSYVDVLLAKRNLFNAEFALTATHRLHLVSVVQLYRALGGGWSPTPS; encoded by the coding sequence ATGATGCAACACCATAATAAGGTCAGTATTCTATTAATCTCCAGCTTGCTCCTGGCATCTTGCGCCATGGGACCCGACTATTTCCGGCCCCCTATCGACACCGCCGAGAAGTTTCGTATGTCGGAAACGGAAGGGCAATCCATCGCCAATCTTCCCTGGTGGGAGCTTCTTAAGGATGAAGAACTTCAGCGGCTCATCAACCAGGCCTTGCTGGAGAATAGGAATCTCAAACAGGCGGTGGCGAGCGTCGAGGAACTCCAGGCCCGCCTGCGCATAGCGCGCATGGATTTTCTTCCCAAAATGGACATCAGTGCCAATGCACCTGCGATGGGCACCCTCGGCGGCTTCCTTATTCCCGGCTTCCCGACACCCTTCAATTATTTCGGACAGACGACCCTGAATTGGGAGCTGGATATCTGGGGCAGGCTCCGCCGTGCCAATGAGGCTGCCCGTGCCGATCTGATGGCGCGCGAGGAGAATCGCCGGGCGATAGTGCTGACGTTGGTAAGCTCGGTGGCACAATCCTATTTCGATCTTTTGCAATTTGATATGCAGATGAGTATTGCCCGCCGCGCCCTGTCGTCGTGGGAAGAATCGGTTGCCATTTCACAGGCGCAATTGCAAGGCGGGTTGATTTCCCGCATTGATCTGGATCAGTTCGAGGCGGAGCGGGCCAACGCGATGGCTAGAGTGGCGGAACTGGAACGGCAAATGGTTCAGAAGGAAAATGAACTGAGTGTATTGCTCGGAAAAAACCCGGTGCCGATTACGCGAGGCTACTCGCTGACCGCACAACTGATGCCGCCGGAAGTGCCAGCTGGACTGCCTTCCGAGTTGTTGCAACGGCGTCCCGATATTCTCCAGGCGGAGCAAACGCTGGCGGCGGCCACCGCCAGAATCGGGATGGCCAAAGCAGCGCGATTTCCCAAGCTTACGATTACGGGCTTTCTGGGGGTAGCCAGTCCGGCTTTATCCAACTTGCTGCTCTCAGGAAGCGAGTTTGGGGCGGGCGGACTCGGGCTGGCCGGCCCATTGCTGAATGCGCAAAGCCTGGGGTTCGATCAACGGGCCGTGGAAGCCCAGGCAAGGCAGGTGTTGGCACAATATGAACAAACCATCCTGGTGGCATTCAAGGAGGTAGAAGATGCCCTGGTGGCTATCCGCACCGCCAATGATCAGCGCAAAGCGCAGCAGGAGCAGGTTGACGCGCTGCGCTCAGCGTTGCGTGTGGCCGACGCTCGCTATAAGGGAGGCATTACAAGCTATGTGGATGTACTTCTTGCCAAGCGTAATCTATTCAATGCCGAATTTGCCCTCACGGCAACACACCGTCTGCATCTGGTGTCCGTCGTTCAACTTTACAGGGCTCTGGGTGGAGGTTGGTCACCCACCCCAAGCTAG
- a CDS encoding multidrug efflux RND transporter permease subunit has translation MSPHFFIDRPIFASVLSIIIVVVGLVSLKTLPIAQFPQITPPMVQIDADYPGASAEVVAEAVARPIEVQLPGIDNLLYYDSTSTNDGHMTMRLTFEIGTDVDIAQVQTQNRQRLAEPQLPDEVVRQGITVKKTSPDLLAVIALSSTDPRHDTVFLSNYALLRILDSVKRLPGVGDATIFGGQNYSMRLILDPVRMAQLDLTPTEVAAVVREQNRDFPAGRIGREPTSQGTELTIPVITRGRMSEVNEFEDMIVRAYPDGSMVRMRDIARVELGAQSYDLEGRWNGKPNTFLLTFLAPGANALDTVQRVRQEMDKLTKSFPAGVSYDIPYDTTTFIEVSIKEVVKTLVEATLLVILVVFIFLQSWRATLIPAIAVPISLIGTLAGMAALGFSINTLTLFGMVLAIGIVVDDAIVVVENVERHMTQGGLSPKDAAKKAMDEVTGPVIAIVLVLAAVFVPVAFLGGITGELYKQFAITIALSVAISGFVALTLSPALCALVLKPGHGQPKGIWKMFNRSFDWVQTRYVGTVGVILKRSVIALVVFGTLIAVILGLFKTIPGSFLPEEDQGYFITIVQLPDGASKARTIEVLSKIESYFQSIPAVHSTDTLAGQNFVFGTRGTNQATMFIPLHHWDTRRNAEEQAPGLIAAAFQEFAKIPEALILAFNAPSIRGLGSTGGFSLQLQDPSGGDFAEFAAVAEEFVAKAVEHPAIAAASTNFRVSAPRLYATVDRERAKALGVPISEVFDTMQAYFGNLYINDFVKFGRIYRVQTEALPEYRSSPDDISKVYVRAQNNEGRTMIPLDSVVTTEFTSGPDPVTHFNGFNTALVLGGAAPGYSSGQALEALEQVANEILIPRGYAIDWSGISFQEHKAGGQSILVFAFALLMVFLVLAALYESWSIPLAVILAIPFGILGALLAIWTRGLSNDIYFQIGLVTLIGLAAKNAILIVEFANQRYAAGVSLADAALEAARLRFRPIVMTSLAFILGVFPLVVASGAGAASRNSIGTGVFGGMLAATFLAIFFVPLFFVTIGKIVRRSKGSTAETQRVLTEVPSSTKEES, from the coding sequence ATGAGTCCCCATTTTTTCATTGATCGTCCAATTTTTGCATCGGTCCTGTCCATCATTATTGTGGTGGTCGGCCTGGTCTCGTTAAAGACGCTGCCCATCGCACAGTTTCCACAAATTACGCCGCCCATGGTGCAGATTGACGCGGACTATCCCGGTGCCAGCGCGGAAGTCGTCGCGGAGGCCGTGGCGCGTCCGATCGAGGTACAACTCCCCGGTATCGATAACCTTTTGTACTACGATTCCACCAGCACGAATGACGGGCATATGACAATGAGGCTCACGTTCGAAATTGGAACCGACGTGGATATCGCACAGGTCCAGACACAGAACCGGCAGCGCCTTGCCGAACCGCAGTTGCCGGACGAGGTCGTTCGCCAGGGCATCACCGTTAAAAAGACGTCACCGGATCTGCTGGCGGTCATTGCGCTGAGCTCCACCGACCCCAGGCATGACACCGTTTTCCTCTCAAACTATGCCCTGCTTCGAATTCTCGATAGCGTCAAACGGCTTCCGGGTGTCGGGGACGCCACCATCTTTGGCGGCCAGAACTATTCCATGAGATTGATTCTCGATCCCGTCCGGATGGCGCAACTCGATCTCACGCCGACTGAGGTTGCGGCAGTCGTGCGTGAGCAGAATCGGGATTTCCCGGCGGGAAGAATAGGCCGTGAGCCCACGTCTCAGGGCACGGAACTCACCATCCCGGTCATTACGCGCGGCCGAATGAGCGAGGTAAACGAATTCGAGGACATGATCGTGCGAGCCTATCCGGATGGCTCCATGGTACGAATGCGGGATATCGCGCGAGTAGAACTGGGCGCCCAATCTTATGACCTTGAAGGCCGATGGAATGGAAAGCCCAATACGTTTCTTTTAACCTTTCTTGCGCCGGGAGCCAATGCGCTCGACACCGTCCAGCGGGTTCGCCAGGAAATGGACAAGCTCACCAAGAGTTTTCCTGCGGGGGTGTCCTACGATATCCCCTACGACACCACTACCTTCATCGAAGTTTCCATCAAGGAGGTCGTGAAGACACTCGTTGAAGCGACCCTCCTGGTCATCCTGGTCGTTTTTATTTTTTTACAGAGCTGGCGTGCAACGCTCATTCCAGCCATCGCCGTTCCCATTTCGCTCATTGGAACGCTTGCCGGCATGGCGGCGCTGGGATTTTCGATTAACACACTAACCCTGTTCGGCATGGTTCTGGCCATCGGCATCGTGGTGGATGATGCGATCGTGGTGGTGGAGAATGTTGAGCGGCACATGACCCAGGGCGGCCTGTCGCCCAAGGATGCGGCTAAAAAGGCGATGGACGAAGTGACCGGGCCGGTCATTGCAATCGTCCTGGTGCTGGCTGCCGTGTTTGTGCCGGTTGCTTTTCTGGGTGGAATCACCGGTGAACTGTACAAACAGTTTGCGATTACCATCGCCCTGTCGGTGGCCATTTCGGGATTCGTGGCGCTCACCCTGAGCCCCGCGCTGTGCGCCCTGGTTCTCAAGCCGGGTCACGGCCAGCCCAAGGGAATCTGGAAAATGTTCAACCGGTCGTTTGACTGGGTTCAGACCCGCTACGTGGGGACTGTTGGAGTCATCCTGAAACGATCGGTGATAGCCCTGGTAGTCTTCGGAACACTGATAGCGGTCATCCTGGGCCTGTTCAAAACCATTCCGGGCAGTTTCCTTCCGGAGGAAGATCAGGGCTACTTTATTACCATCGTCCAACTGCCGGATGGCGCCTCCAAGGCACGAACGATAGAGGTACTGAGTAAAATCGAAAGTTACTTCCAATCGATTCCCGCCGTTCACTCGACAGATACGCTGGCCGGGCAGAATTTTGTTTTCGGGACGCGCGGGACGAATCAGGCAACGATGTTTATCCCGCTGCATCATTGGGATACGCGCAGGAATGCCGAAGAGCAGGCGCCCGGCCTTATTGCAGCGGCTTTTCAGGAATTTGCCAAAATCCCCGAGGCTTTAATCCTTGCTTTTAATGCCCCCTCGATCAGGGGCCTCGGTTCCACAGGAGGTTTTTCCCTCCAATTACAAGACCCCAGCGGGGGCGATTTTGCCGAGTTCGCCGCCGTCGCTGAGGAATTTGTAGCCAAGGCGGTAGAACATCCGGCGATCGCGGCTGCCAGCACGAATTTTCGTGTGAGCGCCCCTCGTCTCTATGCCACGGTAGACCGGGAGCGGGCAAAGGCGCTGGGGGTGCCCATTTCCGAAGTCTTCGATACCATGCAAGCTTATTTCGGGAATCTGTATATCAACGATTTCGTAAAATTCGGCCGTATCTATCGGGTGCAAACGGAGGCGCTTCCGGAGTATCGGTCCAGCCCCGACGATATCAGCAAGGTCTATGTGCGCGCCCAGAATAACGAAGGGCGCACCATGATTCCGCTGGACTCGGTCGTCACCACCGAATTTACCAGCGGACCGGACCCGGTCACGCATTTCAACGGGTTCAACACCGCGCTTGTACTGGGAGGCGCCGCGCCAGGATACAGTTCAGGACAAGCGCTTGAGGCATTGGAACAGGTCGCGAACGAAATCCTGATTCCCCGGGGTTACGCAATCGATTGGAGCGGGATATCGTTCCAGGAGCATAAAGCGGGAGGACAGTCCATCCTGGTATTTGCCTTCGCCCTGCTCATGGTCTTTCTGGTCCTGGCCGCACTGTACGAAAGCTGGTCCATTCCACTCGCAGTCATTCTCGCAATACCTTTTGGAATTTTGGGTGCGTTGCTGGCCATATGGACGCGGGGGCTATCCAATGACATCTATTTTCAGATCGGACTGGTGACGTTGATCGGGTTGGCAGCAAAAAATGCAATCCTGATCGTCGAGTTTGCCAATCAACGATATGCAGCGGGGGTGTCACTGGCTGATGCTGCGCTCGAAGCGGCACGTCTCCGTTTTCGACCTATTGTTATGACTTCCCTGGCCTTTATTCTGGGCGTGTTTCCCCTTGTGGTGGCTTCCGGCGCTGGTGCGGCGAGCCGGAACTCCATTGGAACGGGCGTGTTTGGAGGAATGTTGGCCGCCACATTTCTAGCCATCTTTTTTGTGCCGCTTTTTTTTGTGACCATTGGAAAGATCGTGCGGCGAAGTAAGGGTTCAACGGCTGAAACTCAGCGGGTTTTAACTGAGGTCCCTTCCTCCACAAAAGAAGAATCATAA
- a CDS encoding efflux RND transporter periplasmic adaptor subunit, which translates to MLLILLAGCSEKAPLPPPPVPQVEVITVTTQTVPDEPEFIGQTEAFRPVEIRPQVTGIIKKVFFTEGRNVRKDDPLYLIDPVPFRAIYLSGKARVAQAQAQLVQAEQDLARVKPLLEEQAVSRKNVDDAVAAVLGTKAALEAAQSDLVKAKFDLDNTLITAPVNGRIGRSHFYEGRLISAQTTLLTTIDQLDPMYVNVSVPESYLLRRRRELAEHKVERPDIFQLRGIMTFSDGSVYPGEGILDFADVTVRSETGMLQARFMFPNPEGGYSPGQSYFYPGQFVKIRLKGYIRTNAILIPQRAVQQGPRGSFVYVIDAEDKAEFRPIHASSWRGNEWLIEDGLHSGERVVVEGFHRVRPGIQVSAIPYQNGKTSSNNRSEEQGAQKTP; encoded by the coding sequence ATGCTTCTGATCCTGCTTGCCGGTTGCTCGGAGAAAGCGCCCCTTCCTCCTCCGCCCGTCCCTCAAGTAGAAGTCATTACCGTCACTACTCAAACGGTCCCGGATGAGCCGGAATTTATTGGTCAAACGGAGGCCTTCCGCCCGGTGGAGATTCGGCCGCAAGTAACCGGGATCATTAAAAAGGTCTTTTTTACCGAGGGCCGAAATGTCAGGAAGGATGACCCGCTGTATCTCATCGATCCTGTGCCCTTCAGAGCCATCTACCTCAGCGGCAAAGCCAGGGTGGCCCAGGCTCAGGCCCAGCTCGTCCAGGCTGAGCAGGACCTGGCTCGCGTGAAACCACTTCTTGAAGAACAAGCCGTCAGCCGAAAAAATGTTGATGATGCCGTAGCGGCAGTTCTGGGAACCAAGGCCGCGCTGGAGGCTGCGCAAAGCGATCTGGTCAAGGCAAAATTCGATCTCGACAACACCCTCATCACCGCTCCCGTGAATGGCCGCATCGGTCGCAGCCATTTCTATGAAGGGAGATTGATCTCCGCCCAGACAACCCTTTTGACCACCATTGACCAACTGGATCCCATGTATGTCAATGTGAGCGTTCCGGAAAGCTATCTGCTCCGGCGCCGCCGCGAACTCGCTGAACATAAAGTCGAGCGACCGGATATTTTTCAATTACGCGGCATCATGACGTTTTCGGACGGAAGTGTATATCCTGGGGAAGGGATACTGGATTTTGCTGATGTTACCGTACGATCCGAGACGGGGATGCTACAGGCGCGGTTTATGTTTCCCAATCCCGAAGGAGGGTATTCTCCCGGGCAGTCCTACTTTTATCCTGGACAGTTCGTCAAGATTCGTCTCAAGGGCTACATCCGTACCAACGCTATCCTCATCCCCCAGCGGGCCGTTCAGCAGGGACCCAGAGGATCGTTCGTATATGTGATCGATGCAGAAGACAAGGCCGAGTTTCGTCCGATTCATGCCAGTTCGTGGCGTGGGAACGAATGGTTGATCGAAGACGGTCTCCATTCTGGAGAACGGGTGGTCGTGGAAGGATTTCATCGCGTGCGGCCAGGAATTCAAGTGAGCGCCATCCCATACCAGAATGGAAAGACTTCCTCGAATAACCGTTCGGAGGAACAAGGCGCGCAAAAGACACCATGA
- a CDS encoding LysR family transcriptional regulator yields MLHLTLRQLKVFESVARNLSFSRAAEDLFLTQPAVSMQIKQLEDNIGLPLFEQLGKKIYLTDAGRELYHYSRAISQQLADMELALDELKGLERGKLHISVVSTANYFAPHLLARFCQRYSGITVNLNVSNRETVLKQLSDNVIDLAIMGQPPDGLDIATDSFMENPLVVIAPPDHPLCKVRQIPVKRLEQETFLVREPGSGTRGAMERFFMAHHVSINRGMETDTSEAIKQAVQAGMGLGIMSLHTAELELETKRLKILDVQDFPIMRHWHVVHRKNKRLSSVAQAFRTFLLKEAPELMPSLTGVAK; encoded by the coding sequence ATGCTGCATCTCACTCTGCGGCAATTAAAAGTTTTTGAATCGGTTGCCCGCAACCTGAGCTTTTCGCGCGCTGCGGAAGATCTCTTTCTAACCCAGCCCGCGGTTTCCATGCAAATCAAACAATTAGAGGACAACATCGGTCTCCCCCTATTTGAGCAACTGGGCAAGAAAATTTATCTGACGGATGCCGGGCGCGAACTTTATCATTACAGCCGGGCGATTTCCCAGCAACTGGCCGATATGGAACTTGCGCTGGATGAATTGAAGGGTCTCGAGCGGGGTAAGCTCCATATCTCGGTGGTGAGCACCGCCAATTATTTTGCCCCGCACCTTCTGGCCAGGTTTTGCCAGCGCTACAGCGGCATTACCGTCAACCTTAATGTTTCCAATCGCGAAACGGTGTTGAAGCAATTATCCGACAATGTAATCGATCTCGCCATTATGGGCCAGCCGCCGGATGGCCTGGATATCGCCACTGACTCATTCATGGAAAACCCGCTCGTGGTCATAGCTCCACCGGATCACCCGCTATGCAAGGTGCGTCAAATTCCGGTAAAAAGACTGGAGCAGGAAACGTTCCTGGTGCGCGAGCCCGGTTCCGGCACACGTGGAGCGATGGAGCGCTTCTTTATGGCACATCATGTTTCCATTAACCGAGGCATGGAAACCGATACCAGCGAGGCGATCAAACAGGCGGTGCAGGCGGGAATGGGGCTCGGTATCATGTCATTGCACACCGCCGAACTGGAGCTGGAAACCAAGCGGCTGAAAATTCTGGATGTACAGGACTTTCCTATCATGCGTCACTGGCACGTGGTGCACCGGAAAAATAAGCGTCTTTCAAGCGTGGCTCAGGCATTCAGAACGTTCTTACTGAAGGAAGCGCCTGAGCTGATGCCAAGCTTAACAGGCGTGGCAAAATAG
- a CDS encoding efflux transporter outer membrane subunit, translating to MALSLKTGYYRRIRILLLLPSLLLASCAMGPDYFRPPIDTAEKFRMAETEGQSIANLPWWELLQDEELQRLINQALLENRDLKQAVASIEELQARLSIARMDFLPKMDISANAPAFGTLGGFLRPGFPTPYSYFGQTTLNWEVDIWGRLRRSNEAARADLMAREENRRAIVLTLVSSVAQSYFDLLQFDMQMSIALRALSSWEESVAISQAQLRGGVISRLDLDQFEAERANAATRVAQVERQMVQKENELSVLLGKNPVPITRGHSLTEQLMPPEVPSGLPSELLQRRPDILQAEQTLAAATARIGMAKAARFPKLSITGFLGVASPALSNLLLSGSEFGVGGLGLAGPLLNAQSLGFDQRAAEAQARQVLAEYEQTILVAFKEVEDALVAIRTANDQRNAQQEQVKALRSALRVADLRYKGGITSYVDVLLAKRLLFEAEFALTTTHRLHLVSVVQLYKALGGGWMPG from the coding sequence GTGGCTCTTTCATTGAAGACAGGATATTACCGCCGAATCCGCATACTGTTGTTACTTCCGAGCCTTCTGTTAGCATCCTGCGCCATGGGACCCGACTATTTCCGGCCTCCTATCGACACCGCCGAGAAGTTTCGCATGGCGGAAACGGAAGGGCAATCCATCGCCAATCTTCCCTGGTGGGAGCTTCTTCAGGATGAAGAACTTCAACGGCTCATCAACCAGGCCTTGCTCGAAAACAGGGATCTCAAGCAGGCGGTGGCAAGCATTGAGGAACTCCAGGCCCGCCTGAGCATCGCTCGCATGGATTTTCTTCCCAAAATGGACATCAGTGCCAACGCTCCGGCATTTGGCACGCTCGGTGGATTTCTTCGCCCCGGTTTTCCAACACCCTACAGTTATTTCGGCCAGACGACCCTGAATTGGGAAGTGGATATCTGGGGCAGGCTTCGTCGCTCCAATGAGGCCGCCCGCGCCGACCTGATGGCGCGCGAGGAGAATCGCCGGGCGATAGTGCTGACGTTGGTAAGCTCGGTGGCACAGTCCTATTTCGATCTTCTGCAATTTGATATGCAGATGAGTATTGCCCTTCGCGCCCTGTCGTCATGGGAAGAATCGGTTGCCATTTCCCAGGCACAACTGCGAGGCGGCGTGATTTCCCGCCTCGATCTGGATCAGTTCGAAGCGGAGCGGGCCAACGCCGCTACCCGAGTGGCGCAAGTAGAGCGGCAGATGGTTCAGAAGGAAAATGAACTGAGTGTATTGCTCGGAAAGAACCCGGTGCCGATTACGCGAGGCCACTCGCTGACGGAACAGCTGATGCCGCCGGAAGTGCCGTCCGGCCTGCCTTCCGAGCTGCTGCAACGGCGTCCCGATATTCTCCAGGCGGAGCAAACGCTGGCGGCGGCCACCGCCAGAATCGGGATGGCCAAAGCAGCGCGATTTCCCAAGCTCTCGATCACCGGTTTTCTGGGGGTAGCGAGCCCGGCCTTGTCAAATCTACTACTCTCCGGCAGCGAGTTTGGAGTGGGCGGACTCGGGCTGGCCGGCCCATTGCTGAATGCGCAAAGCCTGGGGTTCGACCAGCGGGCAGCTGAAGCCCAGGCGAGGCAGGTATTGGCCGAATACGAGCAAACCATCCTGGTGGCATTCAAGGAGGTGGAAGACGCCCTGGTGGCGATTCGCACCGCCAATGATCAGCGCAATGCGCAGCAGGAGCAGGTCAAAGCGCTGCGCTCAGCGTTGCGTGTGGCCGACCTTCGCTACAAGGGGGGCATTACGAGCTATGTGGATGTGCTCCTTGCCAAGCGTTTGCTGTTCGAGGCCGAATTTGCTCTCACGACTACACACCGTTTGCATCTGGTGTCCGTCGTTCAGCTCTACAAGGCCTTAGGCGGAGGCTGGATGCCGGGATGA
- a CDS encoding ribulose-bisphosphate carboxylase large subunit: MSGQVTGKERYKSGVIPYKKMGYWDSDYVPKDTDIIALFRITPQEGVDHEEAAAAVAGESSTATWTVVWTDRLTACELYRAKAYRSELVPNTGPGTKNEAQYFAYIAYDLDLFEEGSIANLTASIIGNVFGFKAVKALRLEDMRIPVAYLKTFQGPATGVVVERERLDKFGRPLLGATTKPKLGLSGRNYGRVVYEGLKGGLDFMKDDENINSQPFMHWRDRFLYCMEAVNRASAATGEVKGHYLNVTAGTMEDMYERAEFAKSLGSVIVMIDLVVGYTAIQSMAKWARKNDMILHLHRAGNSTYSRQKNHGMNFRVICKWMRMAGVDHIHAGTVVGKLEGDPLMIKGFYDTLRDTRTVRNLETGLFFDQDWASLNKVMPVASGGIHAGQMHQLLDYLGEDVILQFGGGTIGHPMGIQAGAVANRVALEAMVLARNEGRDYVKEGPKILEAAAKWCTPLKQALDTWKDITFNYESTDTADFVPSTTASV, from the coding sequence ATGAGTGGACAAGTTACCGGTAAGGAACGCTATAAATCAGGCGTAATTCCATACAAAAAAATGGGTTATTGGGATTCCGACTACGTACCTAAGGATACGGATATTATTGCATTATTCCGTATCACTCCCCAAGAAGGAGTTGATCATGAAGAAGCGGCTGCCGCTGTTGCAGGCGAGTCTTCCACCGCGACCTGGACTGTGGTATGGACCGACCGGTTAACAGCCTGCGAACTCTATCGCGCCAAGGCCTACCGTTCCGAACTGGTACCTAATACCGGCCCCGGCACCAAGAACGAAGCGCAATATTTCGCTTACATCGCCTACGATCTGGATCTGTTCGAGGAAGGCTCAATCGCCAACCTGACGGCCTCGATCATTGGTAACGTATTCGGTTTCAAGGCCGTAAAAGCGTTGCGCCTTGAAGACATGCGCATTCCGGTTGCTTACCTGAAAACCTTTCAAGGCCCCGCCACTGGCGTTGTGGTGGAACGCGAACGCCTCGATAAATTCGGGCGTCCCCTGCTGGGTGCCACCACCAAACCGAAACTGGGACTTTCCGGCCGCAATTATGGACGCGTGGTATACGAAGGTCTCAAGGGTGGTCTCGACTTCATGAAAGACGATGAGAACATCAACTCTCAACCCTTTATGCACTGGCGGGATCGTTTCCTCTACTGCATGGAAGCGGTCAACCGGGCTTCTGCCGCTACCGGTGAAGTCAAGGGACATTACCTGAATGTCACCGCTGGCACCATGGAAGACATGTACGAACGCGCTGAATTTGCCAAATCGCTTGGATCTGTCATTGTTATGATTGACCTGGTAGTCGGGTATACGGCAATCCAATCAATGGCCAAATGGGCGCGCAAGAATGACATGATTCTGCATTTGCACCGTGCCGGCAACTCAACCTATTCGCGCCAGAAAAATCATGGCATGAACTTCCGCGTGATCTGCAAGTGGATGCGGATGGCGGGTGTGGATCATATTCACGCCGGTACCGTTGTGGGCAAGCTTGAGGGCGATCCCCTCATGATCAAGGGCTTCTACGATACCCTGCGCGATACCCGTACTGTCAGGAATCTCGAAACGGGCCTCTTCTTCGATCAGGACTGGGCTTCGCTGAACAAGGTGATGCCAGTTGCTTCGGGCGGTATTCACGCCGGTCAGATGCACCAGTTGCTGGATTATCTGGGTGAAGATGTGATACTGCAGTTTGGCGGCGGTACCATCGGCCACCCGATGGGCATTCAGGCCGGTGCGGTCGCAAACCGTGTTGCACTGGAAGCGATGGTGCTGGCGCGTAACGAGGGCCGGGACTATGTGAAAGAAGGTCCCAAGATCCTTGAGGCCGCCGCCAAATGGTGCACGCCGCTCAAACAGGCACTGGATACTTGGAAGGATATCACTTTCAATTACGAATCCACCGACACTGCCGACTTCGTTCCTTCGACCACGGCCAGCGTCTAA